The Clostridia bacterium region ATTGTTCATTTGCCGGATCTGCTTCAAATCCCTTTTCTTTATTGCCTCCAGTGAAATATCGTCCATTTTATCAGCAGCTTCACCGGTCAGATAATGGGAGAAATCCACTGATGCCAAAATCAAGTATCTCTTCCCGGTAACAAGATGTGAAATATAGCCTCCGAGTTCTATAGAGTTTTCCAGGCTGTAATCACCATGTAACAGTATGGGGATTACCTTGCAGTCAGGCATATAGTACTTTATATAAGGGATGAGAGAGGAAATGGAATGTTCCTCCTCTAATATTTTCCTGTTCAATCCTGCCCCTTTTTCAGAAACAAGGCTTTTAGCCATAGTAATGTCGGCGGTCAGCAAACCGTAGGGAGTTTCCCAACTGCTATAACAGGTACTTACTTTATAATCACCGACATTCTTATGGTTAGGTGCAAGGATTATTAAAAGCTCAGGGGTTTCCCGGGATACAGTCTTGAAGAAGGAGGCTATCAGGTCATCTGCCAAGAGGTGATGAGGTACTATACCTCCTTTTATATCAAAATCTTCAAACTTCCTTTTGTCTGCAAGGCTTATTGATCTCTTGAAACTTTTTTCAATATAGTATCTGCATTTGATATTTTCATCATATCCTAGCTCCCTATTATGAGTTTTCTGAACTGTTTGATGACTGCATGAAGACAGGAATGCTATAAATGTAATTATAATCAATAATATTTTTCTCATGTTACCCCATCCGGTATTATTTTAGTAGTACTATACTAAAAAGGAAAAACAAAATAACAAAGTACTATTAGTTTTAAGTGATGCACTGGTTCGAAGGAAGCCTGCAATTAAAATCAACCAACACTCAAGTTAAATTCAATTGATGATTTTTATCTGCTGCTTGTCTGTGAAACCTGTAGTGTCGCTGTCATAATGTTTTATTAATGCATTATCTGCTGTGAATGTACCCGGACAGACTGCTCTGGCGTAGTATGTGATGTATTTTTCTTTGGCTGAAAAGTTTGTGTTGTTTTTACCGTAGTAGTAGCTGAACACTACCTTTTGACCGGTTACCCCGCTTGGATACCACTTTTTATCATCAAAGGGGTCTCCTTCTACGAATCTGAATCCGGCAGGGAGAACATCAGTTATTTCATAAAACCCGTCAGGAGCATTTTCAGTAAATTCAGGGTGAATTGTTATTTTTACTAAATCCGACCGGCTAAATTCTGTTTTGTCTGAAGTGTCTGCACTATAGCTTCTCTTCAGTTCAATCATGTTGCCGGGGGCTGCCATCAGGTCTTTCACAGGTCCTGTGTAGCTTGAAGTTACAGCAATATCGCCTGATATGTTGGAGAACTTTATTTCTTCAAGTTTATCCTTTGTTAAAGTGAGTTGATATGTCTGTTGTTTTTCAAGGATTACCTCTTTTGCAGTACCGTCAATTACATAACTGAACTTACATGTTGGGAGAGGATCAGGTACAAAATTCGATACCAGCATCAGTCCTTCTAGATTTGTTAATATATCCCCAGTGGAATTATCCTTTACATACTTGTATAAACTGAATTTTTCAGGAGCATTTATTTTCATTGCTATCACAGAGCATAGTGCTGTAAGTTCAGTGCTGCTATCCCTTGTGCTTCCGCTATCGATAAATGTATAGGGTTCAGCGCTCTTACCGTTTTCATTGATTACCTTGGTATAAATCATTTCTGCTGCCGAATAGTCCCCGATTTCGCTCAAGGCTATTCCCAGATAGAGTTTTTCTTTAATGCCTATACCGGTAGATTCAAGGAGGCTTTGAATATCGAGTAATACCGGCTCACCCAAGGAGGCCAAACCCCAGTAGGATGCAGCTACATCTTCAGGTGTTGAATCTTTATTATCCAGTATATTATAGAAATAATATTTTAAGGCATTGGTGTCAAAGCAGTCTTTTGCCACAGAGCACACTTTTGCTGAAAGCTCAGGATTGCTGCTGTCATAGCTGAGCAGAGCTATACCGCCGTCAGCAGTCTGGTGTTTTCCAAAATCTAAGTCTTCATCCTCATTCACAAGCCAAGGATTCTCTTCTCCATAGAATTTCTTTATGAACGCTTGAGAAATTTTTCTGGAGAGTTTCTGATCTACCCGCTCACCCCAGGCGTAAATCAATGAATTGAGGGTATCATAAAGGAATGAGGCTTTGTTATTATAGAAAGTCAGTCTTGTAAGGGATTTTCCCCCTTCAATTTTCGTGTCGTCTTTGAGCTTATAGCTTTTGCTCCTGGATGCCTCAAGTATATTATCAACCACACTGAAGGTTTTCTGTATCCCGTCTTTATAGCTGCCATATGTTGCAGTTACGGTAACAGAATAATTTCCTGTATCCAATTTACCGAGGGAAATCCCGGCAAATTCGCCTGAGGGTGCTTTCAGGGTAAAGTCTTTCTTGTTTCCTTTTTCATCTTCAAGTATCAATTTGTAATCTATATTACTTCCGGTTTTCAGCTCTGTACCGAAGGATCTGGCGGTAATGTACGGATTATCTCCGGTTAAGAATATATTGTTGAATATGATGTCCGTAAAGAATGGCAGGCTGGCAGATATATTGATTTTTCCGCTTCCGGCCTTTATGTCATCGGTAATACCCTGATATGTGATTCTCCAGGAAGTAAGATTGTCAGGAAGCTTAAAGCTTACTCTCGCTTTACCGTTTCTATCAGTTTTAACGGAGCTGAAAAATGCAGTATCCTTGAATTTGGACCTTATCACAGGTTGATCTCCGCCTTCACCGCCTTCCTCGGCAGTATTATTCCTGAGGTTCGGGTATAGCGGTGTATAGGACACATAGTCGGAAATAAGTCCTACAGGAAGGTTATAGCTGTAAAGATCACCCAGAGTATCTACATATTGGTCCTGAAGCGCAAAAAATGCTTCATCTACCAGACTTAAGTTTACAACAGAGATACAGGGCTTATCACTGTTATCTTTTACGTTAACCTCAAGCTGTACAGTATCGCCGGGCCTATAACTTTGCTTGTCGTGTTTGATAGTGATTTTCAGAGTTTCCTGCTTATAGTCATACTTAAATCTCTTGACTCCTGCATTAAAGATATTGGTTCCGTCGAAATATACTGCCTGGACATAAACATTTGGTATCATGCTTTCATTGAAGTCAAAGGAATAACTGTTTCCTTCCAGTATTTCATAATCTAACAGGCCGTTTTGCAGAGTCAGATACAAGCATCTTGATTTTGGGCCGGGAGGGTTTTCAGTATTTCTTTTTACGTTGAGAGATACTTTGTCTCCTTTTTTATAGAATTCTTTTTGTTCAGCATTCTCAAGTTGATACTCTCTCTGGAGGGAGTAGAGATTATATTCGTTATCGAAATAATAGGTCTGTTCCTCAAGTATTTCCCTTTTTTTTGAGTCAAAGCCAGTAACTGTTATCTTGTAGCTTCTGCCCTTTTCAATTGGGAAATCGAAAGTATATTTTCCGGAGGATGTAGTGAAATCAATAGATTTTACAAGGGTGGACACTTTGTAATAATCATACGTCTTGCCTGTTTTTTTGTTTATGAAGTCATAGTAGGTTCCAGTCTCGGTTTTCTCCCAGTGTTCTTCGGTTATGGCGGCCTTTAAAGCTGCATTTACAGGAGCACCACGGAATTTATCAGGATTGTAGCAGTCAAAATCCTCATAAATTCCAGCCAAATCTATAAGACTGGATTTAACATCTACCGAGGCCAAACCTTCTTTCTTTTTTGCATCTATTTGAATCATAGTATCTTTCGGGAAAAACCATATATTGCTTGATGCTGCTACCTCCTGCTCTTCTGAATCTGCATTGTTTACACGCATATAGAGGCTTTCCGGTCTCCAGGAGGTAGTGCCCAGGCTGGGGGTTGCAGTAAATACAGCCTTTCCATTTTTGTCACATCTCAGCTTTCCTTCAGCTGTAGAGGTGGTATTACTGCTATATTCAAGGTTCAGACCCGATACGGGAGTACCCTCAAAAAAGCTTGCCTGAATATCAAAATTCAGATTTTCCCCTGCAAAAACAACTTTCCTGGATGCCTGCAATTCTATTCGGTAGGCAGGCTTTGTATATTGCCTGATTTCAAATTGAGCAGAAGATAAGACAGTATTGTTATAGACCAGGTTTACGTCATAATATCCTGTACTTAGATTGGAAAAATCCAGTTTTCCTTCAAAAGTACCGAATTCATTCAGTGCTACATCTTGTGACTGTATTACACTGGTCTCATCACTGTTTGCATAGTAGTAATTTTGCGGTATAAGCTGCAATTTAGCTTCTGTTACCGGATTTTTCCTGTCACGTGGTTTTACAATTCCCCATATGTTTACTGAATCTGTCGGAAGATACAAGCCTCTATCGGTATATAAATATGTCCAATAGGAATTATTCGGACTGTCGTTGTAATTTTCGATATAGCCGTCACTGTTATAATATCTGTAGTCATAGTCGTAATATGAATTTATGCGTGCTATGAAAGCAGGACTTTTACCACTCACAATTTTCATAAAGAAATGGCTGCCGGTCACGGGAAGGGGTAACTGGCCGGGAATTATGGCTATTCCGTCATTGCCGGTCTTTACCTGCTGTACTCCTGCGACTTGTACAGTAGCTCCTTCTATAGGGCTACCTGTTGCTGAATTGTTTACCCATGCAAGGGTTTTGTCCTTCAATACAGAAACGTATACTGAAGCATTATTTACCTGCAGGTGAGTCTGCTGTCTTATATTGTTCAGTGTTGAGCTTATAAGGTAATATCCCTCTTGAAGAGTAGAAGGGAGTGCTAGGTAATGTGGATAATTCCAATCAACACCGTTACCGCCTGTTAATATTTTCGTACTAAAGGAAATGACTTTTTCCAGTTTTGATGTGTCGAACTTAATCTTATCATTATCCATATATGCCCAGGTTGGAAGTGAATCATATTTTTGAAGATTTTCTACGAAGCTATTTTCATCCGGGTATTTAAAGATTTCTATACTTGCTTCACTATTCTTTAAGTTTTCACTTGCGTATATTTCGAAAGTAGGTGTCACACTGGAGGTAATATTGTATAGAGTGTCGGAAAAAGAGAAGAAGTCTTCACTAGGTGGTTTTTGCGGGCTTTCTGTCTGAAACTGAAATACGTAGTCTTCCTGTATGGTTTCGTCACTGTTTTTCAGTCCCAACCCCTTTTTAATTGTTACAGTATAAACAGTATTTTGTTCTAGCCTCTCAGGAACAAATACTGCTGTTTTTTTATGATATTCAAATTTTCCCTTTGTATCAGGTGAGATTTTAAAGAATTTGTCCAGACTCTCTACATTTTCATAATTGAAAGAAATCTCGATACCGGTGTTTGCAGGAACAGAGGTGCCCTTATCTCTGGGAAGCGTCCTCATTACTTTAAAAGTCTTTTTGGTTTGAAACGCCCACGAACGTTTTTTCAAAGAATCAGAGCCGGATACTTCGAATCTGTATATTTTATTTGGTTCCATACTGGTATTAAAATCTACTAAAAATTCTTTTTCTGATTTTCTTTCGAGTTTATAATTCTGCTTTGGGGTGATATTGAGGGCGGACCTTATGGTCGATTCGGAATAGTTTTCCTTACACAGGACCTTAAAGCCCGATTTCAAGTCCACTCCTGCACTATCGGAGACCAGGGGCACTATGTTTATGTTTTTAAGGTTCAGTGTTTCAATGTTTTTTCCCGCTGATACCTGAGTTGTATGTCCTGTAAGTAAAAATCCCGCAGTGATTACGGCTCCAAGTAAAATTACAAAAGATACTATCAGTGTTATGAAAAGAGGTTTATTTTTATATATATCTTTGACCTTCATATCTTTGACTTCCCTTCTTTAATTGCTGTTACACACTTTCTTACATTATATCAAAGTCCAGGTAGAAAATGTAATTAATAAAGTGTTAAAATGACAAGAGGAATATATAGTACGATATAAACTGCAGGTAAGTTGTTTGTTTTGATATTATGGAAGAATAGAAAGAAAAAAGCTTAATCTTCAATGCATTTTCTTAGCTAAAAAGCAAATTTGAAGACAAGCTTTTACCTATTGTTTTAGTTTGTATATTAGGCTGTGCTTTTTATTTGTTTTGAATCAGCTTATATTATAGCTAGCACTGAAGCCGGCATCGAAGCTGATAGAGTTATGTGTAATCACACTGCCTTCTGCCTGTACCCATCCATTGGCTTTTGCCCAACCTGAAGCAAACAGGATTTTGTTGGTTTTACCCGTGTTTGTCCACTGCCAGGAAGATGAAGAAGAAGTATCTGAAGCTTTTTTCAATATGTCCGAATTGCCGTCGAATAAATCTCCTGTTAAAACTACGGCTTTTGTTTCAGTAGAGCTGGGCACGTCAAAGTTGAATTTTACCGAAAGGGTTTTTCCGGGTGGAACAACGACAGGGAAAGTATCTTTTCTCTGTATGGGTAGATTGCCGTCAGGTCCGTATTTGCTCTGGAAAAAAGTAATGGCCGCCTTTCTGCCGTTTTCTTTTAGAGCTTTTATTTGCTCCGGTGTAAGATTGAAGTTAATAGCACTGACATCCGCAGGATCAATAAATACCGTTCTTGAAGCATTGCCTTCTCTGAAGCAGTATTCATATGAGACATTCATGAACGCTCCCAGAACACGCCCTATATGTTGAGCAAGATTGTTATCTGCGCTTCTCTCAGGCCATAGTACGGAGGATGCTGTAGAAAGTATAAAGCCAAGAGTACATTCGGGATTGGTTATTGAGTCAAATATTTCTATAGGGTAATTGTACATTGTTCCTCCATCGACAAAGAGGTCTCCGTTATAGGTCATAGGATAGAAAAAGAAGGGAATTGCCATTGAACATCTTACAGCAAGGGTTACAGGCATGTCAGGAGTGTTGATATGGTTTGCGACAAGGGTTTTTCCATAGTTAGAATTACATAGCATCAGGTGTAGTTCCTTGCCTGTCTTGTCATAGAGCTGCTTAAATGTAATGTCTCCTGGCAGTTTTTTACTTTCAAAACATCCCTTAAGCCAGTTAAGAAAGGCTATACCTTGGAAAAGCCCCATATGTGCCTTTTCGGGGTCAAGTATCAAGCCTTTGCTCCATATTACTTTAAAAATATCCCATATATCTATACTCCCGCCGATTATTTTACCTATCCTTTCCAATTCTTTGATAATATCATCTGTATTGCCTTTTTCCGGATCAAGGAATTTCATGAATGAGGTAGGCAGGTTTTTCTCAATATCATCCGTAGACATTCCTATTGCCAGCAAAGCTGCCGTTATTGCTCCTGCACTCGCTCCAGCGTATCTCTTGATTTTTTGGCTGACACCCATTTGATCCAGAATTCGGAGAACACCTACATAGGCAACACCTTTAGTTCCTCCGCCTGAAAACACTAGATTTTCGATTTTATCAGGTACAGGTGCGGGCATATTGAAGGCATCATTTAGCAGATGTCCGGTAGTTTTAAAAGTGATACCTGAATTGTTAAATTCCATCCGGGTTTCCTCCTTTAGACAAAATTAGATATAATTTTACAATAATATATAATTATATACAAATATACTTACTAAATCTACCTTATATTCTAAAAAATATATGGCTTTATTTTTCAGAGTTGTATTATGTAAGCTTTCAAACAATACTATTTTATAATATAATAGGATTATTGCTTTGATAAATATGGAATGAATCTCTCGTCTGTGGAAAAAGGCCGGGAGAGTCATACTACTGATAAATCAGACATAAAGGAGATTGGCTGAAAAATGGGCAAGACATTAGTACTGACGGAAAAACCCTCAGTGGGGCGTGATATAGCAAAAGTATTGAATTGTAATCAAAGTGGCAACGGGTACATTGGAGGAGCAAAATATATAGTTACATGGGCTTTGGGACACTTAGTCACACTTGCTGACCCTGAAGTTTACAGTGATAAGTACAAGTCGTGGAATTTAGAAAGTTTACCCATGGTGCCTGATAAGATGAAATTGGTAGTTATAAAGGAAACAGGCAAACAGTTTCATGTAGTACAGGGGCTTATGAAACGGGATGACATAGATGAACTTGTAATAGCAACTGATTCCGGGAGAGAGGGAGAATTAGTTGCCAGGTGGATAATTGAAAAAGTAGGCTTCAGGAAGCCGATTAAGCGTTTATGGATTTCTTCACAGACGGATAAGGCTATTAAAGATGGATTTAGCAACCTTAAGCCAAGTAGAGAGTATGATAACCTATATATGTCTGCTCAAAGCAGGGCTGAAGCAGATTGGCTTGTAGGGCTGAATATAACAAGAGCCTTAACATGCAAATATAATGCGCAGCTTTCAGCGGGCAGAGTACAGACACCAACCCTTGCAATGATTGTGGACAGAGAAAACGAAATAAGAAGGTTTGTTCCGAGGGATTACTGGACGATAGGTGCAGCAGTAAATGGATTTAATGTTCAATGGCAGGATAAGGTTTCAGGGCAGACCAGGATATTTGACAAGGCAAAAGCCGATGGAATATTAGCTAAGACAGCAAACCAATCCGGAGAGATAGTAGAAGTAAGCAAAGATGCAAAAAAAGAATTACCGCCTCTCGCATATGATCTGACAGAACTGCAGAGGGATGCAAACAAAAGGTTTGGATATTCTGCAAAGAAGACTTTGTCTATCATGCAGAAGCTATATGAAGCACATAAGGTGTTGACGTATCCCAGAACCGACTCAAGGTACATTACAGACGATATAGTGCCTACGCTCCCTGAACGTCTGAAAAGCATAGCAGTAGGCCCATATGCTGAATTGGTCCGTAACCTGAACAGAAACAAAATCAGTGTTACCAAAAGGTTTGTAGATAACAGCAAGGTTACAGATCACCATGCAATTATTCCTACCGAGCAGTTTGTAAACCTTTCTTCATTAAATGCTGAGGAAAGAAATATTTATGATCTTGTTGTAAAGAGGTTTATTGCTGTATTGAGCTTGCCTTATGAATATGAACAGACAACAGTTAAAGCAGATATTAAAGACGAACTTTTCTATGCAAAGGGTAAGATAGTTAAATCCCTGGGATGGAAAGCTGTTTATGGTGGAGTGGGACAGATAGATGAGGATGAGGAGGACGATGAAAAAGATCAGTCTTTACCCGAAGTAAAAAAGGGGCAGTCTATCAAAATTCTTTCTGTAAAGTCCTATAATGGTAAAACCAAACCACCAGCACGCTATACGGAAGCTACTTTGCTATCCGCTATGGAGCATCCGGGTAAATTCGTAGATGACAAGGCTTTAAGGGAAGCGCTTGAAAATACCAGTGGACTTGGTACACCGGCTACTAGGGCGGATATTATAGAAAAGCTATTTGATACCTTCTATGTAGAAAGAAAGGGTAAAGAGATCCATCCAACTTCAAAAGGTATACAGCTAGTAGGTCTGGTACCAGATGAACTAAAATCACCTGAACTGACAGCCAAGTGGGAACAGCAGCTGCAAATGATCAGTAGAGGCAAAGCAAACTCAAAGGCTTTTATAGATGAAATGAAGAAGTATGCAGCAAAGCTTGTTTCCAATGTCATTGCTGCTACAGCAACTTATAAGCATGACAATATGACAAGGGAGAAATGCCCGGAGTGTGGCAAATATCTTCTGGACGTAAATGGGAAAAAAGGCAAAATGCTTGTTTGTCCTGACCGTGAGTGTGGATATAGGAAAGGTATTTCACAAGTGTCCAATGCAAGATGTCCTGAATGCCACAAAAAGATGGAAATCAGAGGTGAAGGAGAAAACAAGACCTTTTATTGTGCTTGCGGGTATAGGGAAAAGTTATCTGCCTTTACTAAAAGGAAAGGTGAGCAGGTAAATAAGAAGGAAGTATCTAAGTTTTTAAAGCAGCAGGAGGAAGATACCCAGATTAATTCTGCGTTGGCAGAGGCGCTGGCAAAGTGGGGAAAAACGGAAAAATGATCTGCCAGATTTCCGGATAATTGGCTAAAAAGCCAGATTGGATCTGATTTCCTGTACATTTCCGGAGGTTATGTAGGCAAAATCTTTATAGCCGGTAAACAAAACCTTATAAGAAGTTTTATTGTTGATTACTATCTTTTCAACCTTACTCTTATTTATGATATATGATTTGTGGCTTCTCAGGAATAATTGCTTGTTCAGCCTTGATTCTATTGTTTCAAGGCTTTCATACGTAAAATATTTGTTTTTTTGTGTGTATACTACAGTAATAGATTTTTCCCTGGTAACAAATATTATGTCGCTTTGAGTGACTATATTAATCTCGTCAGCATAAGGCAAGATAAGGCTTTCCAGCTTGTTTTTGTCTTTTAAACTTCTCTCCTGAATACTTTTTAGCAGATTGTTGATAGTTGAATATACCTTTTTTGTATCAAAGGGCTTGACTATAAAGTCAAACGGTTGTGCGGCAAAGGATTCGATTGCATATTCACTGTATCCTGAAATAAATACTACATACAAATCGGGAAAGGAATCCTTTATTATTTTTGCAGCATCAATACCATTTATTGTAGGTAAATTGATATCGCAGAATAATATTGATGGTTTTTTCTCATGTATTAGAGCGATACATTCTTCTCCATTGCAAGCTTCGCCGACAACTTCAATGGAATTGAAATTTGCCAGAATGGATTTCAGCATTTTTATTGTATATACATCATCATCACATATTATTAGTTTAGTCCTCATTTTTTTTGCCCCCATTTATTACTTTCATATCAGGCATGGTATTAAAGCTCAATATGCCTGTATTTGAAACAGCATCGTTTCTTTTGTTTTCTATTTTATAGGAGTAATCAAGCCCTGGAATAATATCGGTCAGAATAAAAGAATGCTCTCTCTTGCTTTGGCTGCTGCCCACTTTTTTCATATCGGTATCATTTGTCCAATAATATAATTCACTGCTGCATTTGTTATCTGTGAGCCACATGATTTTCAGCTCTGACGGACTTAATACTGTTAATTTCGGCCCATTTACAATTTTTAAATTACCCGTGTCAGTTGTGAAGCATAAATCATCGATTGCCATGTGATATGAATCCTTGGTTGCCATCTTAATGTTGTAATTATAAACAGTTCCTGGTAAAAGATCAGTAAGCAGATACCTATGCTTTTTATAGAAATCCTGACATGACAATACCTGAAGCGCCTGGCCAGGGTAGCTGAAAAATACTTTGGAAGATGTATCAACATCGGTTTCCCATTCCAGCAGCACTTCAGTAGGTGATATGTTCTTAACTGCAGGCAAGCTTGCTTTTCCGCTGCCGGCTTTGTAAATAAAGGAGTAATAATCACTTCTGTAGTTGATTTGATTACATAGGATAGTGTAGTTGTACTCCTTGCCAGCTGTCAGACCATTTATGCAGAATGAATGCTTCTTCACCGGCTCTTTGTCTTTTTTCAGGGCTACAATACTACTACCTGATTTTACTTCCATATCCGTTACGCAATCCGTCCCGGTTTCATAATATATAATTGCTCTGTTTCCAAGCAGTGATACGGCATAAACCTTACTAATCATACTGTTGGTTGGTGTTGCTGTTGTAAAAAAGTTGCTTTTGGCTTTGGTTCTATAGGTTGAATAATTAGAATAGCAGCTTATTGAATATATATATTTTGTGTCAGGCAGTAAATTACTTAACCTTACACTAAATGACTTTTGAGGCAACAGACCCTGATATACTTCAACATTTGATGTTTCAGTTCTGTACCAGATTTTATAGCTGCACTCGAAGTTGGTTTCCCATGAGAGCTCTATGTCGCTTGATGAGATATTCCTTACATTTGGCCCTGTAACAATTGTCAAGGCTTTCTTTGTACTAAACGAAAATTCTCCTTTTTCTGAACTACCAAATTCATTGCTGCTTTTTACTCTTACGATATATGTTTTATCAGGTAAAAGCCCATCTAAAATTATAGAATGTGATGTAGAATAACTTTTGTCAGTCATTGTGGTATTTCCGGTATTTTTATCACCCGCAAGCCTGAAAAAAACCTGGCTGTCACCCGGAATATTGGTTGTCCAGGTAATTGTCGCACTGCCTGATGTAATGGCAGATACTTCAGGTATAGAGGAAATTACTATTTTTCTGTTGGAGTAGTTAATAATATTTAGTGATAATGTCATACAAATAACTATTATACAAAAGAGAAACAAGCATACTTTAATCAATACCGGTTTCATATCAATCCTACCTTTAATGCTGTATAATCTTACTGGTTTCCAGTTGCTTAAGAAACAAAGGTTTTTATACTTGATTTTAGATGGTACGACTCTTTGGTCAGATTTCCGACATAGAATTCATATTTAACACCCTTTTCCAGATTATCGAGCGTAAAAGAATGATGTTTTTCAAAATTTTTATTCCATATGCCGGTATATCCTCCTCCGGCTTTTCTGAATACGATATATGATTTGGTTTTTATATTGGTAGACCATTGGATTTTTAGTTTACCTGAAGGGTCGTTTACTACAACAGGTTCGTCAAGTATTCTATATTCTGATTTTGGTGTATTAAAGGAATTCCCTTTTACATATCCGCTAAAATCCTTTTCACTGCACAGTATTTTATAAGTGTACTTCATATCAGGGGTTAAACCGGTTAATATAAACGAGTGGCAGCGGGTCTTTGTGCTGCCTTGAATATGTTTTTCAATATCATACTTGTTTTTATAGAGTAAAGAGGCAGAGCATTCAATATCAGT contains the following coding sequences:
- the amrB gene encoding AmmeMemoRadiSam system protein B, whose amino-acid sequence is MRKILLIIITFIAFLSSCSHQTVQKTHNRELGYDENIKCRYYIEKSFKRSISLADKRKFEDFDIKGGIVPHHLLADDLIASFFKTVSRETPELLIILAPNHKNVGDYKVSTCYSSWETPYGLLTADITMAKSLVSEKGAGLNRKILEEEHSISSLIPYIKYYMPDCKVIPILLHGDYSLENSIELGGYISHLVTGKRYLILASVDFSHYLTGEAADKMDDISLEAIKKRDLKQIRQMNNDNMDSPPSIITLLSAMNTLNADRFSLLEHSNSDRISGTKAKETTSYFTMVFY
- a CDS encoding DNA topoisomerase III, coding for MGKTLVLTEKPSVGRDIAKVLNCNQSGNGYIGGAKYIVTWALGHLVTLADPEVYSDKYKSWNLESLPMVPDKMKLVVIKETGKQFHVVQGLMKRDDIDELVIATDSGREGELVARWIIEKVGFRKPIKRLWISSQTDKAIKDGFSNLKPSREYDNLYMSAQSRAEADWLVGLNITRALTCKYNAQLSAGRVQTPTLAMIVDRENEIRRFVPRDYWTIGAAVNGFNVQWQDKVSGQTRIFDKAKADGILAKTANQSGEIVEVSKDAKKELPPLAYDLTELQRDANKRFGYSAKKTLSIMQKLYEAHKVLTYPRTDSRYITDDIVPTLPERLKSIAVGPYAELVRNLNRNKISVTKRFVDNSKVTDHHAIIPTEQFVNLSSLNAEERNIYDLVVKRFIAVLSLPYEYEQTTVKADIKDELFYAKGKIVKSLGWKAVYGGVGQIDEDEEDDEKDQSLPEVKKGQSIKILSVKSYNGKTKPPARYTEATLLSAMEHPGKFVDDKALREALENTSGLGTPATRADIIEKLFDTFYVERKGKEIHPTSKGIQLVGLVPDELKSPELTAKWEQQLQMISRGKANSKAFIDEMKKYAAKLVSNVIAATATYKHDNMTREKCPECGKYLLDVNGKKGKMLVCPDRECGYRKGISQVSNARCPECHKKMEIRGEGENKTFYCACGYREKLSAFTKRKGEQVNKKEVSKFLKQQEEDTQINSALAEALAKWGKTEK
- a CDS encoding Ig-like domain-containing protein, whose translation is MKVKDIYKNKPLFITLIVSFVILLGAVITAGFLLTGHTTQVSAGKNIETLNLKNINIVPLVSDSAGVDLKSGFKVLCKENYSESTIRSALNITPKQNYKLERKSEKEFLVDFNTSMEPNKIYRFEVSGSDSLKKRSWAFQTKKTFKVMRTLPRDKGTSVPANTGIEISFNYENVESLDKFFKISPDTKGKFEYHKKTAVFVPERLEQNTVYTVTIKKGLGLKNSDETIQEDYVFQFQTESPQKPPSEDFFSFSDTLYNITSSVTPTFEIYASENLKNSEASIEIFKYPDENSFVENLQKYDSLPTWAYMDNDKIKFDTSKLEKVISFSTKILTGGNGVDWNYPHYLALPSTLQEGYYLISSTLNNIRQQTHLQVNNASVYVSVLKDKTLAWVNNSATGSPIEGATVQVAGVQQVKTGNDGIAIIPGQLPLPVTGSHFFMKIVSGKSPAFIARINSYYDYDYRYYNSDGYIENYNDSPNNSYWTYLYTDRGLYLPTDSVNIWGIVKPRDRKNPVTEAKLQLIPQNYYYANSDETSVIQSQDVALNEFGTFEGKLDFSNLSTGYYDVNLVYNNTVLSSAQFEIRQYTKPAYRIELQASRKVVFAGENLNFDIQASFFEGTPVSGLNLEYSSNTTSTAEGKLRCDKNGKAVFTATPSLGTTSWRPESLYMRVNNADSEEQEVAASSNIWFFPKDTMIQIDAKKKEGLASVDVKSSLIDLAGIYEDFDCYNPDKFRGAPVNAALKAAITEEHWEKTETGTYYDFINKKTGKTYDYYKVSTLVKSIDFTTSSGKYTFDFPIEKGRSYKITVTGFDSKKREILEEQTYYFDNEYNLYSLQREYQLENAEQKEFYKKGDKVSLNVKRNTENPPGPKSRCLYLTLQNGLLDYEILEGNSYSFDFNESMIPNVYVQAVYFDGTNIFNAGVKRFKYDYKQETLKITIKHDKQSYRPGDTVQLEVNVKDNSDKPCISVVNLSLVDEAFFALQDQYVDTLGDLYSYNLPVGLISDYVSYTPLYPNLRNNTAEEGGEGGDQPVIRSKFKDTAFFSSVKTDRNGKARVSFKLPDNLTSWRITYQGITDDIKAGSGKINISASLPFFTDIIFNNIFLTGDNPYITARSFGTELKTGSNIDYKLILEDEKGNKKDFTLKAPSGEFAGISLGKLDTGNYSVTVTATYGSYKDGIQKTFSVVDNILEASRSKSYKLKDDTKIEGGKSLTRLTFYNNKASFLYDTLNSLIYAWGERVDQKLSRKISQAFIKKFYGEENPWLVNEDEDLDFGKHQTADGGIALLSYDSSNPELSAKVCSVAKDCFDTNALKYYFYNILDNKDSTPEDVAASYWGLASLGEPVLLDIQSLLESTGIGIKEKLYLGIALSEIGDYSAAEMIYTKVINENGKSAEPYTFIDSGSTRDSSTELTALCSVIAMKINAPEKFSLYKYVKDNSTGDILTNLEGLMLVSNFVPDPLPTCKFSYVIDGTAKEVILEKQQTYQLTLTKDKLEEIKFSNISGDIAVTSSYTGPVKDLMAAPGNMIELKRSYSADTSDKTEFSRSDLVKITIHPEFTENAPDGFYEITDVLPAGFRFVEGDPFDDKKWYPSGVTGQKVVFSYYYGKNNTNFSAKEKYITYYARAVCPGTFTADNALIKHYDSDTTGFTDKQQIKIIN
- a CDS encoding patatin-like phospholipase family protein, with amino-acid sequence MEFNNSGITFKTTGHLLNDAFNMPAPVPDKIENLVFSGGGTKGVAYVGVLRILDQMGVSQKIKRYAGASAGAITAALLAIGMSTDDIEKNLPTSFMKFLDPEKGNTDDIIKELERIGKIIGGSIDIWDIFKVIWSKGLILDPEKAHMGLFQGIAFLNWLKGCFESKKLPGDITFKQLYDKTGKELHLMLCNSNYGKTLVANHINTPDMPVTLAVRCSMAIPFFFYPMTYNGDLFVDGGTMYNYPIEIFDSITNPECTLGFILSTASSVLWPERSADNNLAQHIGRVLGAFMNVSYEYCFREGNASRTVFIDPADVSAINFNLTPEQIKALKENGRKAAITFFQSKYGPDGNLPIQRKDTFPVVVPPGKTLSVKFNFDVPSSTETKAVVLTGDLFDGNSDILKKASDTSSSSSWQWTNTGKTNKILFASGWAKANGWVQAEGSVITHNSISFDAGFSASYNIS